One genomic segment of Trichococcus shcherbakoviae includes these proteins:
- a CDS encoding tetratricopeptide repeat protein, which produces MNNDAHAMIEAIQKNDLDAAVQLFKQSVEQSVLENNSADLAELAETMHALGFLSEAKEAYGALNYLAPQIQEWNIALAEIAIDEDDYDQALDILLTIDKESDVYPQALLTMADAYQVQGLYEVSEKKIFEAMALLPDEPILDYALAQLYHSIGEYKKAIPIYEELSYGNGEIASETQLNFFLGDCHNAIGEFEKALEYLEKIPADEHFPDSYFQLGFTYFQLKEYARAITIFNKLLEADNAYLSAYLYLANALEAELELEEALAVLEQAILRNPYQHEFYTTAASLQLKLNREQDAERNLREAAALEPDLSSIHLALGNLLLKQGRFEELVAYIADRAEQEDNDPQYNWLLAASHNALEEYDSANKEYMAAYPHFDDNESFLLEYAAFLREEGNWEKLSEVIHQGLALYPANIELLQLHDDLHDSDQ; this is translated from the coding sequence ATGAATAATGACGCACATGCAATGATAGAAGCCATTCAAAAGAATGATTTGGATGCGGCTGTCCAACTGTTCAAACAATCAGTTGAGCAATCCGTCCTGGAGAACAACAGCGCTGATTTGGCCGAATTGGCGGAAACGATGCATGCCTTGGGCTTCTTGAGTGAAGCAAAAGAGGCATATGGAGCATTGAACTACCTGGCCCCCCAGATACAGGAGTGGAATATCGCCTTGGCAGAAATCGCCATCGACGAAGACGATTACGATCAAGCTTTGGATATCCTCCTAACAATCGATAAAGAAAGCGACGTATACCCGCAAGCTTTGTTGACGATGGCTGATGCTTATCAAGTGCAGGGACTCTACGAAGTCAGCGAAAAGAAAATTTTTGAAGCAATGGCGCTGTTGCCGGATGAACCCATATTGGATTATGCCTTGGCGCAACTTTACCATTCGATCGGGGAGTACAAGAAGGCGATCCCAATCTATGAGGAACTTTCATACGGAAACGGAGAAATCGCATCCGAAACGCAACTGAATTTTTTCCTGGGCGACTGCCACAATGCCATCGGCGAATTCGAGAAAGCTTTGGAGTATCTGGAAAAAATCCCGGCTGATGAACATTTCCCGGACAGTTATTTCCAACTCGGCTTCACCTATTTCCAACTCAAGGAATATGCGCGCGCCATCACCATTTTTAATAAATTGCTCGAAGCAGACAATGCTTACCTGAGCGCTTACCTGTACTTGGCGAATGCGCTTGAGGCTGAATTGGAGTTGGAAGAAGCGCTTGCTGTTTTGGAACAGGCCATCCTGCGGAATCCTTATCAACATGAATTTTACACGACAGCAGCCAGCTTGCAATTGAAGCTGAACCGGGAGCAGGATGCGGAACGTAATTTGCGCGAAGCGGCAGCACTTGAACCGGACCTTTCCAGTATCCATTTGGCCTTGGGGAATCTGTTGCTGAAACAAGGGAGATTTGAGGAATTGGTAGCTTATATTGCAGACCGGGCAGAGCAGGAAGACAACGATCCGCAATACAATTGGTTGCTGGCAGCCAGTCATAATGCCTTGGAGGAATACGATTCGGCAAACAAAGAATACATGGCGGCTTATCCGCATTTTGACGATAATGAGTCCTTTTTACTGGAGTATGCAGCATTCTTGAGAGAAGAAGGCAATTGGGAAAAATTGAGTGAGGTCATCCACCAAGGTTTGGCTCTTTATCCGGCCAACATTGAGTTGCTTCAACTCCATGATGATCTGCACGATTCAGATCAATAA
- a CDS encoding YpiB family protein codes for MMNPTLEEKKNFISWFIQNYQLKRRESLWILNYLLNHEILLKNIHLIEEVHTTNRGMGFAVVGNPKDAFMYYKDGKTFEDPEQAFHDLRLNWKEDFYLELFFDQSYQVLSFFGVLEDNPYIQDSEIFDKDLEEIVEKSLEKLAVKDRIHYLKKQIDIALIQYDETSFRKFTKELKELEEKNMI; via the coding sequence ATGATGAATCCTACTTTGGAGGAGAAAAAAAATTTTATTTCTTGGTTTATTCAGAATTATCAATTGAAGCGCAGAGAGTCTCTTTGGATACTCAATTATCTGCTCAATCATGAGATTTTGTTGAAGAATATCCATCTGATCGAGGAAGTCCATACAACGAACAGAGGAATGGGGTTTGCTGTAGTCGGAAATCCGAAAGATGCCTTCATGTACTATAAAGACGGAAAGACATTCGAAGATCCCGAACAGGCATTCCACGATCTGCGCTTGAATTGGAAAGAGGATTTTTATCTGGAGTTGTTCTTTGATCAATCCTACCAAGTCCTTTCATTTTTTGGTGTTCTGGAGGACAATCCTTACATCCAAGACTCCGAAATTTTCGATAAGGATCTGGAAGAAATTGTAGAAAAATCATTGGAAAAGTTGGCGGTGAAGGATCGCATCCATTATCTGAAAAAACAGATCGATATCGCGCTGATCCAATACGATGAAACCAGCTTCAGGAAGTTCACGAAAGAATTAAAAGAGTTGGAAGAAAAAAATATGATCTGA
- the dapB gene encoding 4-hydroxy-tetrahydrodipicolinate reductase has product MKIVVSGFKGKMGTACTNMVLRQEDFILAAVYDPFAAEKQLDELPQYAGHPVKVFSDKATLVKEVDADVWIDFSRPDAAYDNTRFALENGMRPVIGTTGFSSEQLEELTNYSKELGLGGLIAPNFAIGAVLMMEFAAKAAKYFPDVEIMELHHENKLDAPSGTAIKTAELIYEVRGDHPQGHPEEKELIEGARGADYHGMKIHSVRLPGLVAHQQVQFGSAGEGLIIRHDSYDRDSFMNGVALSCRKVMEMDRLIYGLENFL; this is encoded by the coding sequence ATGAAAATTGTAGTTTCGGGTTTTAAAGGCAAAATGGGGACCGCGTGCACAAATATGGTCTTGCGTCAGGAAGATTTTATTTTGGCGGCTGTATACGATCCTTTCGCAGCAGAAAAGCAACTGGATGAATTACCGCAATATGCCGGACATCCTGTGAAAGTATTCAGTGACAAAGCGACCCTCGTCAAGGAAGTCGATGCTGATGTTTGGATCGATTTTTCAAGACCGGATGCAGCCTATGACAACACACGTTTCGCCCTTGAAAACGGGATGCGCCCCGTAATCGGCACTACCGGCTTTTCCAGCGAACAACTTGAGGAATTGACCAACTACTCAAAAGAGTTGGGGCTGGGCGGCTTGATTGCGCCAAATTTTGCGATCGGTGCCGTGTTGATGATGGAATTCGCAGCAAAAGCAGCGAAATATTTCCCGGATGTGGAAATCATGGAATTGCATCATGAGAACAAATTGGATGCGCCAAGCGGCACAGCCATCAAAACAGCCGAATTGATCTACGAAGTGAGAGGCGATCATCCACAAGGGCATCCGGAAGAGAAAGAATTGATTGAAGGCGCAAGAGGGGCAGATTACCATGGCATGAAAATCCACAGTGTCAGATTACCGGGCTTGGTCGCGCATCAACAAGTACAATTCGGCAGTGCGGGGGAAGGTTTGATCATCCGCCATGATTCATATGACCGCGACTCTTTCATGAATGGTGTAGCCCTTTCCTGCAGAAAAGTAATGGAAATGGATCGCCTGATCTATGGATTGGAAAACTTCCTATGA
- a CDS encoding CCA tRNA nucleotidyltransferase, with amino-acid sequence MIINAPEFQKAIPIIEAIERAGYEAYFVGGSVRDTLLHLDISDVDIASSAMPEEIQRIFPITFDVGIQHGTVMVLHERETYEITTFRTESKYEKFRRPEKVQYVRSLQDDLKRRDFTINAIAIDRHGNIKDYFNGQEDLANKLIRAVGNPEERFREDALRMMRAARFVSQLDFEIEQATKEAIIEYHPLLSKIAVERVREEWNKLLIGRNRKGGIKFFVETRLFQMCPGFQNREKALIDLALFPLQFKGTTIAWTVLIHFLDLKDEAIEPFLRQWKCSRKEIMDIRIGVQALNKRLQQFWDYPLLFETGIEIAMQIEAIIEGFGLPNQSENLIELNESMPIHTLKDLALDGKELLSLLGIQRGGPFVGEIFEELKTLVLANKLENSHPAIRDFIMKRRMIYLDETFAAVYTVGQKDLASEIGSGTLPVLATPALLAMIENACMGIVKEHLSEGDTTVGIHCDLHHKKASPIHAEITVTVRVTEHRGNKYFFECAAHSQGHEIASAKHTRAVVNANEFMASLQ; translated from the coding sequence ATGATCATAAACGCACCGGAATTTCAAAAAGCGATACCAATCATCGAAGCCATCGAACGGGCTGGATATGAAGCCTACTTTGTTGGGGGAAGTGTGCGCGATACGCTGCTGCATCTGGATATTTCGGATGTCGACATCGCATCGAGCGCTATGCCTGAAGAAATTCAGCGGATTTTCCCGATCACTTTTGATGTAGGCATCCAACATGGAACGGTGATGGTTTTACATGAGCGCGAGACATACGAAATAACAACTTTCCGGACAGAATCAAAGTATGAGAAGTTCCGCAGACCAGAAAAAGTCCAGTATGTGCGCAGTCTGCAGGACGATTTGAAAAGGCGCGACTTTACGATCAATGCGATTGCAATCGACCGCCACGGGAACATCAAAGACTACTTCAACGGGCAGGAGGACTTGGCGAACAAATTGATTCGGGCAGTCGGCAATCCGGAAGAGCGCTTCAGGGAAGATGCCTTGCGCATGATGCGCGCAGCCAGATTTGTGAGCCAGTTGGATTTTGAAATCGAGCAAGCGACGAAGGAAGCCATCATCGAGTACCATCCGCTTCTTTCAAAAATCGCGGTGGAGCGCGTTCGCGAAGAGTGGAATAAGCTTCTGATCGGAAGGAACCGCAAGGGCGGAATCAAGTTTTTTGTCGAAACACGGTTATTCCAGATGTGTCCCGGCTTCCAGAATCGGGAGAAGGCATTGATCGATTTGGCCCTTTTCCCGCTGCAATTCAAAGGGACGACCATCGCTTGGACCGTATTGATCCATTTCCTTGATCTGAAGGACGAAGCGATCGAGCCGTTTTTGCGCCAATGGAAGTGTTCCCGCAAGGAAATCATGGATATACGCATAGGCGTGCAGGCACTCAACAAACGCCTGCAACAATTCTGGGACTATCCGCTCCTGTTCGAAACAGGAATCGAAATCGCCATGCAGATAGAAGCCATCATCGAAGGGTTCGGTTTGCCGAACCAGAGCGAAAATTTGATCGAATTGAATGAATCCATGCCGATCCATACACTGAAAGATTTGGCCTTGGACGGAAAAGAACTGCTTTCCTTGCTGGGCATCCAACGTGGCGGTCCTTTCGTGGGTGAGATATTCGAAGAATTGAAAACGCTGGTCCTGGCAAACAAACTGGAGAATAGTCACCCCGCAATCAGGGATTTCATTATGAAAAGAAGGATGATTTATTTGGATGAGACATTCGCAGCCGTTTATACCGTCGGGCAAAAGGATTTGGCTTCCGAAATCGGTTCAGGGACGTTGCCGGTCCTGGCAACGCCGGCATTGCTGGCCATGATCGAAAATGCCTGCATGGGAATCGTTAAGGAACATCTTTCCGAAGGCGATACGACAGTCGGGATACACTGCGATCTGCATCATAAAAAAGCATCTCCCATCCACGCAGAAATCACGGTGACGGTCAGAGTGACGGAGCACAGAGGAAACAAATATTTCTTCGAATGCGCAGCCCATTCGCAAGGTCATGAAATCGCATCGGCGAAGCACACAAGGGCTGTCGTCAACGCAAATGAATTCATGGCTAGTCTGCAGTAG